The following coding sequences lie in one Phragmites australis chromosome 8, lpPhrAust1.1, whole genome shotgun sequence genomic window:
- the LOC133927173 gene encoding glycosyltransferase BC10-like, with protein MTVMLPQRHRAAAKKPMWIIVLLSMVCVILIGAYVYPPRRYSQCYLFASRSVCTPFKDWLPAIGRRERTDEEIISSVIVKNILSMPMPVSKNPKIALMFLTPGSLPFEKLWEKFLQGHEGRYSIYVHASREKPVHSSSLFVGRDIHSDTVVWGLISMVDAEKRLLANALEDVDNQFFVLLSDSCVPLHSFDYVYNYLMGTNVSFIDCFKDPGPHGSGRYSVEMFPEIEERDFRKGAQWFAVTRRHALLILADNLYYKKFMLYCKPAEGRNCIADEHYLPTLFNMVDPGGIANWSVTHVDWSEGKWHPRSYRAADVTYDLLKNLTAIDENFHVTSDDKKLVMQKPCSWNGSKRPCYLFARKFNPETLDNLLKLFTSYISV; from the exons TGTGGATAATTGTGCTCTTATCGATGGTTTGTGTCATTTTGATTGGGGCTTATGTGTACCCACCACGGCGCTACTCTCAATGCTACCTCTTTGCTTCAAGAAGTGTATGTACACCTTTCAAGGATTGGCTCCCTGCTATAGGCCGACGGGAGCGGACCGATGAGGAGATTATTTCATCTGTAATTGTTAAGAATATCCTTTCAATGCCCATGCCCGTGTCAAAAAATCCAAAGATCGCTCTTATGTTCTTGACACCTGGTTCATTGCCCTTCGAGAAATTGTGGGAGAAGTTTTTACAG GGACACGAGGGAAGATACTCCATCTATGTGCACGCATCACGTGAAAAGCCTGTGCATTCTAGTTCTTTGTTTGTTGGTCGAGATATTCACAGTGACACG GTAGTATGGGGATTGATTTCAATGGTTGATGCCGAGAAGAGACTATTAGCGAATGCACTGGAAGATGTTGATAATCAATTTTTTGTCTTGCTTTCTGACAG CTGTGTTCCGCTGCATTCATTTGATTATGTGTATAATTATCTGATGGGAACAAACGTTAGCTTCattgattg TTTCAAGGATCCAGGTCCACATGGCAGTGGAAGGTATTCTGTTGAGATGTTTCCTGAAATAGAAGAGAGGGACTTTAGAAAGGGTGCCCAg TGGTTTGCAGTTACACGGAGACATGCTTTACTGATTCTGGCGGACAACCTTTACTACAAGAAGTTCATGCTATATTGCAAG CCAGCAGAAGGGCGCAACTGCATTGCAGACGAGCATTATTTGCCAACCCTATTCAAT ATGGTAGATCCTGGTGGAATCGCTAATTGGTCGGTTACACATGTGGATTGGTCTGAGGGAAAATGGCATCCAAGGTCGTACAGAGCTGCAGATGTCACTTACGATCTCTTAAAGAATCTAACA GCTATTGATGAGAACTTCCATGTAACAAGTGATGACAAG AAACTTGTCATGCAGAAGCCTTGTTCGTGGAATGGATCAAAGAGGCCATGCTATCTTTTCGCCAGGAAGTTCAATCCTGAAACTCTTGACAACCTACTGAAGCTATTCACCAGTTACATATCTGTTTGA